Proteins from a genomic interval of Kiritimatiellia bacterium:
- a CDS encoding thiamine pyrophosphate-dependent dehydrogenase E1 component subunit alpha gives MSATSETAKCPPQHPGSGDWRRLFRALLLARKIDERLIRLYHHAKIYGGVYTGIGHEAIGAAAAVAGGADDLYAPLIRDLAVHTGRGETARNIFRQWLARAEGPTRGRDGNVHFGNLKNGVYTMISHLGAMLPVLVGAVMARRRQGRSCVGFGFIGDGGTSTGDFHEAVNFAAVFDVPVLFIVENNHYAYSTPTRLQFRCKSLADKAIGYGMEGLRVDGNDAVALLRTFRALSEDIREHPRPVLIECDTMRMRGHGEHDDFSYVPRDLLARYAARDPVRVARERLLSEGLLTCSDLETIETEVAADVESSYLDALRDPPPNPATLINGIYADD, from the coding sequence GTGTCCGCGACAAGTGAAACGGCCAAGTGCCCCCCTCAGCATCCCGGAAGCGGGGACTGGCGGCGTTTGTTTCGAGCGTTGTTGCTTGCGCGAAAAATCGATGAGCGTCTCATCCGCCTTTATCATCATGCCAAAATTTATGGGGGCGTATATACAGGCATCGGCCATGAGGCGATCGGCGCGGCGGCCGCCGTTGCCGGCGGCGCTGATGACCTTTATGCGCCTTTGATCCGCGATCTAGCGGTCCATACCGGGCGCGGGGAAACGGCAAGGAACATATTCCGTCAATGGTTGGCACGAGCCGAAGGGCCCACTCGTGGTAGAGATGGCAACGTTCACTTTGGCAACCTGAAAAACGGCGTCTACACGATGATCTCCCATCTTGGCGCCATGTTGCCGGTGCTGGTCGGGGCGGTGATGGCGCGACGCCGGCAGGGTCGATCCTGCGTCGGCTTTGGGTTCATCGGCGATGGCGGAACGAGCACAGGAGATTTCCATGAGGCGGTAAATTTCGCGGCGGTTTTTGATGTTCCGGTTCTCTTCATCGTCGAAAACAATCATTACGCGTACTCCACACCGACCCGGCTTCAATTTCGGTGCAAATCACTCGCTGACAAGGCGATCGGATACGGCATGGAGGGCCTTCGCGTGGACGGCAATGATGCCGTCGCGCTCTTGCGGACCTTTCGAGCTCTCTCGGAGGATATTCGGGAGCACCCTCGCCCCGTTTTGATCGAGTGCGACACGATGCGTATGCGAGGGCACGGTGAGCACGACGATTTTTCCTACGTGCCGAGAGATCTTTTGGCGCGCTACGCTGCGCGGGATCCCGTCCGCGTTGCGCGCGAGCGTCTTCTGTCAGAGGGTCTGCTCACGTGCAGCGATCTTGAAACCATCGAAA